Proteins encoded within one genomic window of Kibdelosporangium phytohabitans:
- a CDS encoding ATP-binding protein, which yields MRRWGSVVGLTLLAVALLWWILEVAFLNSDVRSDESTYGQFVLAAVGLVVSLAALWRTFVPSTSTSPDELADQFAVAMRSQGEKAATERGLLQPSPLPVRWAGVSKGITGSVAAATAPRGANAWFPPLPGLGSVSAADLRSGNREKLHKIYGALPSGRLIIVGPPGSGKSSAAVLLQLDALRFREQATAQDRRQIPVPVIVTLHGWDPDRTPVEDWLVGKLTLVPLLRGRAGVRKARALLAQHITVILDGLDEIPERLRPVALRALTNQATFRMILLSRTDEMLDAARQHGLVGAVAVRLQPLTAAATTSYLLGPLAAPVPPAWKAIARTVEKAGSSPVKAALTSPLWVSLLHDVYPPLGSLNAKVDELLDTTRFTDSEAVTQHLLDQAVTAAYTPLPGHGPSRYDPAIARRALSVIAGKLNRTRDFTWWGVTAWSPLSGVVASVAPTMLVTLPAVLLAAALITVLAGDLLWLLLAFPRASPSR from the coding sequence ATGAGGCGATGGGGCTCGGTTGTCGGCCTGACTTTGCTTGCGGTTGCTCTGCTTTGGTGGATCCTCGAGGTCGCCTTCCTGAACTCAGATGTCCGGAGTGACGAGTCCACATACGGGCAGTTCGTCCTGGCCGCGGTCGGGCTCGTGGTCAGCCTCGCCGCGCTCTGGAGGACGTTCGTGCCGTCCACGTCGACCAGTCCCGACGAACTCGCCGACCAGTTCGCGGTGGCCATGCGCAGCCAAGGCGAGAAGGCCGCGACGGAACGGGGCCTGCTGCAACCTTCTCCCCTGCCGGTCCGGTGGGCGGGGGTGTCGAAGGGCATCACGGGGAGCGTCGCCGCGGCGACAGCACCTCGCGGTGCCAATGCGTGGTTTCCACCGCTTCCCGGACTCGGCAGCGTGTCCGCGGCGGACCTGCGTTCAGGCAACCGCGAGAAGCTACACAAGATCTACGGGGCGCTTCCATCCGGACGACTGATCATCGTCGGGCCACCGGGCTCTGGCAAGAGTTCAGCTGCGGTGCTCCTGCAACTCGACGCATTGAGGTTTCGCGAGCAGGCCACCGCCCAGGACCGTAGGCAGATCCCGGTCCCGGTCATCGTCACTCTGCACGGCTGGGATCCGGACAGGACTCCCGTCGAGGACTGGTTGGTCGGCAAGCTGACGCTGGTGCCCCTGTTGCGCGGCCGGGCAGGTGTGCGCAAGGCACGAGCACTGCTGGCACAGCACATCACCGTCATCCTCGACGGTCTCGACGAGATCCCCGAAAGGCTACGGCCGGTCGCGCTGCGAGCACTCACCAACCAGGCCACCTTTCGCATGATCCTGCTCAGCCGCACGGACGAGATGCTCGACGCCGCACGACAACACGGCCTGGTCGGCGCGGTCGCCGTGCGGCTGCAGCCCTTGACCGCCGCAGCCACCACCAGCTACCTGCTCGGCCCGCTCGCTGCTCCTGTCCCACCCGCGTGGAAGGCAATCGCCAGGACCGTCGAGAAAGCCGGCTCCAGCCCCGTCAAGGCAGCTCTCACCAGTCCGCTGTGGGTCAGTCTCCTGCACGACGTCTACCCACCGCTGGGAAGCCTGAACGCCAAGGTCGACGAACTGCTCGACACCACCCGATTCACTGACTCCGAAGCAGTCACCCAGCACCTTCTCGACCAGGCGGTCACGGCGGCCTACACACCGTTGCCGGGCCATGGACCGTCCCGCTACGACCCGGCCATCGCACGACGGGCGCTCAGCGTCATCGCGGGAAAACTCAACCGCACCCGCGATTTCACCTGGTGGGGCGTGACCGCATGGTCGCCGTTGTCCGGCGTGGTCGCATCCGTGGCGCCGACGATGCTCGTCACGCTCCCGGCAGTGCTGCTCGCCGCCGCTCTGATCACCGTTCTCGCGGGCGATTTGCTGTGGTTGCTGTTGGCGTTTCCGCGGGCGTCGCCATCGCGGTGA
- a CDS encoding serine/threonine-protein kinase, with protein MDEPRVVADRYRLVKMINWGGMGVVWRAEDVLIGREVAVKELRAPVGVSKPQWQEFTERALREARSTGRITHPGVAGIFDVVLDDGAAYLIMELLDGLDLAQVIEQEGPLDESRVVDIASQVLDALAAAHAEDVVHRDVKPGNIMVLPDGTVKLIDFGIAHALGETRMTVNAVIGTRAYMAPELFANGEITAAADMWSLGVTLYAAVSGESPFLRDSEAATLSALLFDPIPPPRCKSPLKETITALLTREPDKRATLGGALGLLAGRQLKATAKLSTTPEVAKPEVSAPAVAKPRLPVGSAPVGTPGGKPPSRQAGGWTVVVVVVLLVLVGVPEVRDKVGDFFDRGSAKTGTGVSTLPTAQSTPTGRYPLSQPDTRDRITTTTRTTTTTTTTDPGSPDSVARDKTPFTANALMPDSYIDSKDVKYKVAAGGVHDCVQRGMSQNVRDILSRAGCARMVTGSFVDSSGKILVSVQVYAFENTAAADAVYGRFDAASSLSFGLWCPLDGTGAAACKGDDRKATRSIYIGHHHRYVFSAYALYINLTSEAGAKPWLDAAAKRAVNVVGPQNYR; from the coding sequence GTGGACGAGCCGCGCGTGGTGGCCGACCGCTATCGGCTGGTCAAGATGATCAACTGGGGTGGGATGGGGGTGGTGTGGCGGGCCGAGGACGTGCTGATCGGCCGGGAGGTGGCGGTCAAGGAGTTGCGTGCCCCGGTCGGCGTGTCGAAACCGCAGTGGCAGGAGTTCACCGAGCGGGCGTTGCGGGAGGCACGCTCCACCGGCCGGATCACCCATCCCGGCGTGGCGGGCATCTTCGACGTGGTGCTCGACGACGGCGCCGCCTATCTGATCATGGAACTGCTCGACGGCCTGGATCTCGCGCAGGTCATCGAGCAGGAGGGCCCGCTGGACGAATCGCGGGTCGTCGACATCGCCAGCCAGGTGCTCGACGCACTCGCGGCAGCGCACGCGGAGGACGTGGTGCACCGGGATGTCAAGCCGGGCAACATCATGGTGTTGCCGGACGGCACGGTCAAGCTGATCGACTTCGGCATCGCGCACGCGCTGGGCGAGACCCGGATGACGGTCAACGCCGTGATCGGGACACGGGCCTACATGGCGCCGGAGCTGTTCGCGAACGGCGAGATCACCGCGGCGGCCGACATGTGGTCGCTCGGTGTCACGCTGTATGCCGCGGTCAGCGGTGAGAGCCCCTTCCTGCGGGATTCCGAAGCGGCGACTCTCAGCGCGCTGCTGTTCGACCCCATTCCACCGCCGAGGTGCAAGTCCCCGCTCAAGGAGACGATCACCGCGCTGCTGACTCGTGAACCGGACAAGCGTGCCACCCTCGGTGGTGCGCTTGGCCTGTTGGCTGGCAGGCAGCTCAAGGCCACGGCGAAGCTCAGCACCACACCCGAGGTGGCGAAACCCGAGGTGTCGGCACCCGCAGTCGCGAAACCCAGGCTTCCCGTCGGCAGCGCCCCGGTGGGAACACCTGGGGGAAAGCCGCCATCGAGACAAGCCGGGGGATGGACTGTCGTCGTTGTCGTCGTGCTCTTGGTGCTCGTGGGCGTCCCGGAGGTGCGCGACAAGGTCGGCGACTTCTTCGACCGGGGCTCGGCCAAGACCGGGACCGGCGTGAGCACGCTGCCGACCGCCCAGAGCACTCCGACCGGCAGATACCCCCTCAGCCAGCCGGACACCAGGGACCGGATCACCACGACGACAAGGACAACGACGACGACAACCACGACGGACCCCGGCTCGCCCGACTCCGTCGCCAGGGACAAGACGCCGTTCACCGCCAACGCCCTGATGCCCGACTCGTACATCGACAGCAAGGACGTGAAGTACAAGGTTGCTGCCGGGGGAGTGCACGACTGCGTCCAGCGGGGCATGTCGCAGAACGTCAGGGACATTCTCAGCCGCGCCGGTTGCGCGCGTATGGTTACCGGCAGTTTTGTCGACTCCTCCGGCAAAATCCTCGTCTCGGTCCAGGTGTACGCCTTCGAGAACACAGCAGCCGCCGACGCGGTGTACGGACGGTTCGACGCCGCGTCGAGCCTGTCGTTCGGCTTGTGGTGCCCGTTGGACGGAACGGGCGCGGCGGCGTGCAAGGGAGATGATCGCAAAGCCACCCGATCGATCTACATCGGTCATCACCATAGGTACGTGTTCTCGGCGTATGCCCTGTACATCAACCTCACCAGCGAAGCCGGCGCCAAGCCGTGGCTGGACGCTGCCGCGAAAAGGGCTGTGAACGTCGTCGGTCCGCAGAACTATCGCTGA
- a CDS encoding tautomerase family protein, which produces MPFVRITLSSDRPEPMRAAVAEGVRSALVSAIGVPPDDRFLIVDAQPATAFHVDRHFLDGDRRDPVVVEITLTHGRTRDMKLALYQTIVANLSEVGVRPDDVLIMLHETGREDWSLGGGKTQLLDEDLIRKHGWSPPEA; this is translated from the coding sequence ATGCCGTTCGTCCGGATCACGTTGAGTTCAGACCGTCCCGAACCGATGCGCGCGGCCGTTGCCGAAGGCGTGCGCAGCGCGCTGGTCAGCGCCATCGGCGTTCCCCCGGACGACCGGTTCCTGATCGTCGACGCGCAACCGGCCACCGCCTTCCACGTAGACCGCCACTTCCTCGACGGTGATCGGCGCGACCCGGTGGTAGTGGAGATCACGCTCACCCACGGGCGGACCCGTGACATGAAACTCGCGCTCTACCAGACGATCGTGGCCAACCTGTCCGAAGTCGGCGTACGACCGGACGACGTGCTGATCATGCTGCACGAGACCGGGCGGGAGGACTGGTCCTTGGGCGGCGGGAAGACGCAACTGCTCGACGAGGACCTGATCCGCAAGCACGGCTGGTCACCACCGGAGGCGTGA
- a CDS encoding TetR/AcrR family transcriptional regulator, translated as MEHQRVGVRGRGAAHDERRGAILDAVFTIVDTEGTEQVSIRRVAERAGVSVGRVQHYFPTKDDLLNAAFTAINDLGASRVHERLGAAGNAGDPAAVLHAVLTELIPRTDDDRRLFRVMQAFETHALTRPHLNDRVKQGYQELAALLALLLHQNAGARPDSATSASLPRAHELLALTVGLAGLTLTGSVTPQQAQHIALTRLEAVLAEVPGR; from the coding sequence GTGGAACACCAACGAGTGGGAGTACGGGGCCGCGGCGCCGCGCACGATGAGCGGCGCGGCGCGATCCTCGACGCGGTGTTCACGATCGTTGACACTGAGGGGACCGAGCAAGTCAGCATCAGGCGCGTCGCCGAGCGAGCCGGGGTCTCCGTCGGCCGGGTCCAGCACTACTTCCCCACCAAGGACGACCTGCTGAACGCGGCGTTCACCGCCATCAACGACCTCGGCGCCAGTCGCGTGCACGAGCGCCTCGGCGCGGCGGGCAATGCCGGCGACCCGGCGGCGGTGCTCCACGCGGTGCTGACCGAACTCATTCCCCGCACCGACGATGATCGCCGACTCTTTCGCGTCATGCAGGCATTCGAGACCCACGCGCTGACCCGGCCCCACCTGAACGACCGGGTCAAACAGGGATACCAGGAACTGGCCGCCCTGTTGGCCCTGCTGCTCCACCAGAACGCCGGTGCGCGCCCCGACTCGGCAACCTCCGCGTCCCTGCCCAGGGCGCACGAACTCCTCGCGCTGACCGTCGGACTCGCCGGACTGACCCTCACCGGCAGCGTCACACCGCAACAAGCCCAGCACATCGCCCTCACCCGACTGGAAGCCGTGCTCGCCGAGGTGCCTGGCCGTTAG
- a CDS encoding cytochrome P450, protein MTRPASCPVDPPEDYAKFRGAELMKVRCPVGMDAWLVTRYADVRAVLSDRTMSSRGASSLHVNPYAGPDEEVHPGSVIQLDGERHSRLRKMVLAEFTVRRVKAMREYVRELVGRHLDAMLARPGTADLVQDFALPIPSLVICELLGVPHADRERFQRQSVALVSTDRTAEQSRQARDELSGYLAGLFTDKQRDPQDDVFSRMITRGEATGDPLTMEELVILGLSLLVAGHETTANMIALSVLVLLEHPEQRDVVLRTPDRAVEELLRYLSVVQFGVLRYATEDVAVGEHTVKAGDWLVAALNSANRDEEAFPGADELDFHRESPRPHLAFGFGAHQCLGQQLARVELQETLTQLFSRVPSLRLAVSPEELEFKHNTLVYGVRQLPITWSR, encoded by the coding sequence ATGACGCGACCGGCTTCGTGCCCGGTCGACCCGCCCGAGGACTACGCCAAGTTTCGCGGTGCCGAGCTGATGAAGGTCCGTTGCCCGGTCGGCATGGACGCCTGGTTGGTCACGCGCTATGCGGATGTCCGCGCGGTGTTGTCCGACCGGACCATGAGTTCGCGCGGCGCCTCCTCGCTGCATGTCAACCCGTACGCGGGCCCCGATGAGGAGGTCCACCCGGGCTCCGTCATCCAGCTCGACGGCGAGCGGCATTCGCGGCTGCGCAAGATGGTGCTCGCGGAGTTCACCGTTCGCCGTGTGAAGGCGATGCGGGAGTACGTCCGCGAACTGGTGGGGCGTCACCTGGACGCGATGCTGGCGAGGCCCGGCACCGCTGATCTGGTGCAGGACTTCGCGTTGCCGATCCCGTCCTTGGTGATCTGCGAGTTGCTCGGCGTGCCGCACGCCGACCGCGAGCGGTTCCAGCGCCAGAGCGTGGCGCTGGTCAGCACCGACCGCACGGCCGAACAATCACGCCAGGCCAGGGACGAGCTTTCCGGCTACTTGGCGGGACTTTTCACCGACAAGCAACGCGACCCGCAGGACGACGTCTTCAGCCGGATGATCACGCGTGGCGAGGCCACCGGTGACCCGCTCACGATGGAAGAACTCGTCATACTCGGCCTCAGCCTGCTCGTGGCCGGGCACGAGACGACGGCGAACATGATCGCGCTGAGCGTGCTGGTGCTGCTGGAGCACCCGGAACAACGCGATGTCGTGCTTCGAACACCGGATCGCGCGGTCGAGGAACTGCTGCGGTACCTCTCGGTTGTGCAGTTCGGCGTGCTGCGCTACGCCACCGAGGACGTCGCGGTCGGCGAGCACACGGTGAAAGCGGGCGACTGGCTGGTCGCGGCCCTGAACTCGGCCAACCGCGACGAGGAGGCGTTCCCCGGCGCCGACGAGCTGGACTTCCACCGTGAGTCCCCGCGCCCGCACCTCGCCTTCGGGTTCGGCGCGCACCAGTGCCTCGGGCAACAACTCGCCCGCGTCGAGCTGCAGGAGACGCTGACCCAGCTGTTCAGCAGAGTGCCGAGCCTGCGGCTCGCCGTATCGCCGGAAGAGCTGGAGTTCAAGCACAACACGTTGGTGTACGGCGTACGTCAGCTGCCGATCACCTGGAGCCGATGA
- a CDS encoding sigma factor-like helix-turn-helix DNA-binding protein yields the protein MATNLLHRHAKAENRYLRMTAHDHGTQVTHGHADRVADRVDAQVRVRELAAALADLAPGDRDVLLLVSWGELDAGEIGAVLDIPAGTVRSRLRSGWPRQRTCATSCREARRSASP from the coding sequence ATCGCCACGAACCTGCTGCACCGCCATGCCAAGGCCGAGAACCGGTACCTGCGGATGACCGCCCACGACCACGGCACGCAGGTCACCCATGGTCATGCCGATCGGGTGGCTGATCGGGTCGACGCTCAGGTCAGGGTCCGGGAACTGGCCGCTGCGCTGGCCGATCTCGCGCCGGGGGATCGGGACGTGTTGTTGCTGGTCAGCTGGGGAGAGCTGGATGCCGGTGAAATCGGTGCGGTACTCGACATCCCCGCAGGCACTGTCCGTTCCCGGCTGCGGTCGGGTTGGCCCCGCCAGCGGACCTGCGCGACATCGTGCCGGGAGGCAAGGAGATCAGCTTCCCCGTGA
- a CDS encoding sigma factor, with product MSRGWHEHLRRLSGISGVTWAERYAGASVADGDDRPDLSGDDLQSIFQGLFDRHARDVHRYLTSRAGAAAADDLLSDTFLIALQRRGQLRPGTGQRPRLVVRYRHEPAAPPCQGREPVPADDRPRPRHAGHPWSCRSGG from the coding sequence GTGTCGCGTGGTTGGCATGAACACTTGCGGCGGCTCAGCGGAATATCCGGTGTGACTTGGGCTGAGCGGTACGCCGGGGCAAGTGTGGCGGACGGTGATGATCGACCGGACTTGAGCGGGGACGACCTTCAGTCGATCTTCCAGGGCTTGTTCGACAGACATGCCCGGGACGTGCACCGATATCTCACCAGTCGCGCCGGGGCGGCAGCAGCTGACGATCTGCTCAGTGACACGTTCCTGATCGCGTTGCAGCGCCGGGGCCAGCTACGACCCGGCACGGGCCAGCGCCCGCGCCTGGTTGTTCGGTATCGCCACGAACCTGCTGCACCGCCATGCCAAGGCCGAGAACCGGTACCTGCGGATGACCGCCCACGACCACGGCACGCAGGTCACCCATGGTCATGCCGATCGGGTGGCTGA
- a CDS encoding nuclear transport factor 2 family protein — MNPTGIRAALTDLLFTPDLNLYEATDRHFAPGYRQRTDGEWADREGFVEHIAHLRTIVAGGSIEVHDELYEGDRYADRHTVEITKTDGSTVRTEVYVFGEFAPDGRFSRIEETTLMLQGSDADRNIGRAR; from the coding sequence ATGAACCCGACCGGTATCCGTGCCGCCCTCACCGACCTGTTGTTCACCCCCGATCTCAACCTGTACGAGGCAACCGACCGCCACTTCGCGCCCGGCTACCGCCAACGTACCGACGGTGAGTGGGCTGACCGCGAGGGGTTTGTCGAGCACATCGCCCACCTGCGCACGATCGTGGCCGGGGGGTCTATCGAGGTCCATGACGAGCTGTACGAGGGCGACCGCTACGCCGATCGTCACACCGTCGAGATCACCAAGACGGACGGATCGACCGTACGCACGGAGGTCTACGTTTTCGGCGAGTTCGCGCCAGACGGGCGCTTCAGCCGTATCGAGGAAACCACGCTCATGCTCCAGGGTTCCGACGCGGACCGGAACATCGGCCGCGCCCGCTGA
- a CDS encoding MarR family winged helix-turn-helix transcriptional regulator yields MQNEVGGEIADALGVLLRRTTRVQLYKTLTADMGEALDELTYPVLSAVARIGPRSAADLASEVGLDRSGVTRRASRLEQAGLLCREPDPLDRRATLLVLTEHGERAVDELRRRLAAHITASLTTWPPDEAQAFARGLRRFITEGPFT; encoded by the coding sequence ATGCAGAACGAGGTAGGAGGCGAGATCGCCGACGCGCTGGGCGTGTTGCTCAGGCGCACTACGCGGGTCCAGCTGTACAAGACGCTGACCGCCGACATGGGTGAAGCGCTGGACGAACTGACCTACCCGGTCTTGAGCGCGGTGGCCAGGATCGGCCCCCGAAGCGCAGCCGACCTGGCCTCAGAGGTGGGTCTCGATCGCTCCGGCGTCACCCGCCGCGCCTCCAGACTGGAACAGGCCGGGCTGCTCTGCCGCGAACCCGACCCCCTCGACCGGCGAGCGACTCTGCTGGTCCTCACCGAGCACGGCGAACGGGCGGTGGACGAGCTACGCCGCCGTCTGGCCGCTCACATCACCGCGAGCCTCACTACCTGGCCCCCAGACGAAGCCCAGGCGTTCGCTCGCGGTCTGCGCCGGTTCATCACCGAAGGCCCCTTTACATAG
- a CDS encoding SRPBCC family protein produces the protein MSTITESVDVDVDVTTAYNQWTQFESFPRFMEGVDEIRQVDDTHTHWKISVAGATREFDATITEQLPDERVAWRADDGPNHAGVVTFHRLDASKTRVTAQMDIDPEGFVENVADKLGILDRRVKGDMKRFKEFIENRGGTETGGWRGQVDRPGA, from the coding sequence ATGAGCACGATCACCGAGTCCGTGGATGTCGACGTCGACGTCACCACCGCCTACAACCAGTGGACCCAGTTCGAGTCCTTCCCCCGCTTCATGGAAGGCGTCGACGAGATCCGCCAGGTCGACGACACCCACACGCACTGGAAAATCAGTGTCGCGGGAGCGACCCGCGAGTTCGACGCGACCATCACCGAGCAGCTGCCGGACGAGCGCGTCGCCTGGCGCGCCGACGACGGCCCCAACCACGCCGGGGTGGTCACTTTCCACCGCCTGGACGCGAGCAAGACCCGGGTGACCGCCCAGATGGACATCGACCCCGAAGGATTCGTGGAAAACGTCGCCGACAAACTCGGCATCCTCGACCGCCGTGTCAAGGGCGACATGAAGCGGTTCAAGGAATTCATCGAAAACCGCGGCGGCACGGAAACCGGTGGCTGGCGCGGTCAGGTCGACCGCCCCGGCGCCTGA
- a CDS encoding carbohydrate ABC transporter permease — protein sequence MSLVEAPAAATVTERDVTSRTPRTTSIVRIACVLALLLTAVAFLYPLIWLVSASLKDRAHVFDNALIPNPVAFANYVEVWQAVPLLAWIVNSALVGLAAAAAATLSSAVVAYGFARFQFRGRDVMFGLVLATMMLPSAVTMVPVYLEWHAVGLATTQIPLWAQNLFGSAFYIFLLRQFFLGLPGEIFDAAKVDGAGHVRTFVRIALPLTVPALVVVFVFELKAAWTDLIKPLIYLRDTDFFTLPRGLKTILDRFGEGGESQWELVLAASTIATAPMILLFLVAQRYFVRGLNTQSNR from the coding sequence ATGAGCTTGGTGGAAGCGCCCGCTGCGGCGACCGTCACCGAACGGGACGTCACCAGCCGCACACCACGGACCACGTCGATCGTCAGGATCGCGTGTGTGCTGGCTCTGCTGCTGACCGCGGTGGCGTTCCTGTACCCGCTGATCTGGTTGGTCAGCGCGTCGTTGAAGGACCGCGCGCACGTCTTCGACAACGCGCTCATCCCGAATCCCGTGGCGTTCGCCAACTACGTCGAGGTCTGGCAGGCAGTGCCGCTGCTGGCGTGGATCGTCAACAGCGCGCTCGTGGGCCTGGCCGCCGCGGCTGCGGCGACGCTGTCCAGCGCCGTGGTGGCCTACGGCTTCGCGCGGTTCCAGTTCCGCGGTCGCGACGTGATGTTCGGGCTGGTACTGGCCACGATGATGTTGCCGAGCGCGGTCACCATGGTGCCGGTCTACCTGGAATGGCATGCCGTCGGGCTGGCGACCACGCAGATCCCGTTGTGGGCGCAGAACCTCTTCGGCTCAGCGTTCTACATCTTCCTGCTCCGCCAGTTCTTCCTCGGTCTGCCGGGTGAGATCTTCGACGCGGCGAAGGTCGACGGTGCGGGGCACGTGCGCACGTTCGTCCGGATCGCGCTTCCCCTGACCGTGCCGGCGTTGGTCGTGGTGTTCGTGTTCGAGCTCAAGGCCGCGTGGACGGACCTGATCAAACCCTTGATCTACCTGCGTGACACCGATTTCTTCACACTGCCGCGTGGGCTCAAGACGATTCTCGACCGGTTCGGTGAGGGTGGCGAGTCGCAGTGGGAACTCGTGCTGGCCGCGAGCACGATCGCGACCGCGCCGATGATCCTGCTGTTCCTGGTGGCGCAGCGTTACTTCGTGCGTGGTCTGAACACCCAATCGAACCGATGA
- a CDS encoding carbohydrate ABC transporter permease → MLFTAGPMVFSLYLSLTRYDMLKPASYVGMDNYRELISDPKVATALYNTLFFTFLHVPLQIVLALGLASLLRRAGRASGFFRTVLYLPVMTPPVALAAMFLLLLNGQTGAINELLGWFGFTGPNWTTDPVWVKPGLVVMSLWTVGSTAIIYLAALSRVPGELYEAARLDGASPWRQFWHITLPGISGTIYFTVVVNTIASLQTFTEAYAMFFGNSETADSQGDSALFYVIYLFQQAFSSLRMGYASALGWALFVVIAVITVIQVRVSRRLVHYESEPR, encoded by the coding sequence GTGCTGTTCACAGCCGGCCCGATGGTGTTCAGCCTGTATCTGTCGCTGACCCGCTACGACATGCTCAAACCCGCGTCCTATGTGGGCATGGACAACTATCGGGAGCTGATCTCCGACCCCAAGGTCGCCACCGCGCTGTACAACACGTTGTTCTTCACGTTCCTGCACGTGCCGCTCCAGATCGTGTTGGCACTGGGCCTGGCTTCGTTGCTGCGGCGGGCGGGCCGCGCGAGCGGGTTCTTCCGGACCGTGTTGTACCTGCCCGTGATGACGCCGCCCGTCGCGCTCGCCGCGATGTTCCTGCTGCTGCTCAACGGCCAGACCGGTGCGATCAACGAACTGCTCGGCTGGTTCGGTTTCACCGGCCCGAACTGGACCACAGATCCGGTCTGGGTCAAACCCGGGCTGGTGGTGATGAGCCTGTGGACGGTCGGCAGCACGGCGATCATCTACCTCGCCGCGCTCAGCCGCGTGCCGGGCGAACTCTACGAAGCCGCCCGGCTCGACGGAGCGTCGCCGTGGCGGCAGTTCTGGCACATCACGCTGCCTGGCATCAGCGGCACGATCTATTTCACCGTCGTGGTGAACACCATCGCCTCCTTGCAGACGTTCACCGAGGCGTACGCGATGTTCTTCGGCAACAGCGAAACCGCCGACAGCCAAGGTGACTCGGCGCTGTTCTACGTGATCTACCTGTTCCAGCAGGCGTTCAGCTCGCTGCGAATGGGCTACGCCTCGGCGCTGGGCTGGGCGTTGTTCGTGGTGATCGCGGTGATCACCGTCATCCAGGTCCGGGTCAGCCGTCGGCTGGTGCACTACGAAAGCGAGCCGCGATGA
- a CDS encoding extracellular solute-binding protein, whose protein sequence is MSKAGTLIAVAMLAAGCAGLGASANDGPNVLTTMGFGLPDEHATARVGLFRQKYPGIDLRITEGAFDEQQFLSAVASGEPPDLVYADRVKLGGFAARGAVQPIDECVRRHRVDLSVFRSAALRQVTVDGHTYGLPDFATVKLLIINNPPVRAAGIDPAGMSATDWALLAAQTSTLTESGGGRLRRIGFDPKLPDFVPLWAKANGADLISPDGRRAMLDDPKVVEMLRYTTDLVKAQAPWASFKAFKDGFDEFGAGNQYAKDQLAAMPMDSFYINTLATNSPDVDVTVKPFTDRAGNAFTELGGQAWAIPRGAAHPEQACDFLVTMTAKDAWVTAAKARRDGLAAKGRPYGGTFTANRDADDEIFSAVYRPNGNRIIEQGVPVVLSLQEKAFTLPPSPAAPDLIRAWRSAAVRVLNGQQTAEQALADAQREADLALRRVIGR, encoded by the coding sequence GTGAGCAAAGCGGGAACGCTGATTGCCGTGGCGATGCTCGCGGCGGGATGCGCCGGGCTGGGGGCGTCGGCCAACGACGGGCCGAACGTGCTGACCACCATGGGTTTCGGGTTACCCGACGAGCACGCGACGGCTCGAGTGGGACTCTTCCGGCAGAAGTACCCCGGCATCGATCTCCGGATCACCGAGGGCGCGTTCGACGAGCAGCAGTTCCTGTCGGCCGTCGCCAGCGGGGAGCCGCCGGACCTGGTGTACGCCGATCGGGTCAAGCTCGGTGGGTTCGCCGCGCGCGGTGCGGTGCAACCGATCGACGAATGCGTGCGGCGGCACCGTGTCGATCTTTCGGTCTTCCGGTCCGCGGCGTTGCGACAGGTCACGGTCGACGGCCACACCTATGGCCTGCCGGATTTCGCCACTGTCAAGTTGCTGATCATCAACAACCCGCCCGTCCGGGCCGCGGGCATCGACCCAGCCGGAATGTCGGCGACGGACTGGGCGTTGCTGGCAGCGCAGACATCGACGCTGACCGAGTCCGGTGGTGGGCGGCTGCGCCGGATCGGCTTCGACCCGAAACTGCCGGACTTCGTCCCGCTGTGGGCCAAGGCGAACGGTGCCGACCTGATCTCCCCGGACGGCCGGCGGGCGATGCTGGACGACCCGAAGGTCGTCGAGATGTTGCGGTACACCACCGACCTGGTCAAAGCGCAGGCGCCGTGGGCGTCGTTCAAGGCGTTCAAGGACGGTTTCGACGAGTTCGGCGCCGGAAACCAGTACGCGAAGGACCAGCTTGCCGCGATGCCGATGGATTCCTTCTACATCAACACGCTGGCCACGAACTCACCGGACGTCGACGTCACAGTCAAGCCGTTCACCGACCGCGCGGGCAACGCCTTCACCGAACTCGGCGGCCAGGCCTGGGCCATACCCCGAGGTGCGGCGCATCCTGAGCAGGCATGCGACTTCCTGGTCACGATGACGGCCAAGGACGCCTGGGTCACCGCGGCCAAGGCACGCCGTGACGGATTGGCAGCCAAAGGCAGGCCCTATGGCGGCACGTTCACCGCGAACCGGGACGCTGACGACGAGATCTTCTCGGCGGTGTACCGGCCGAACGGCAACCGGATCATCGAACAGGGCGTGCCGGTGGTGTTGTCGTTGCAGGAAAAAGCTTTCACGCTACCGCCCAGTCCGGCCGCACCGGATCTGATCCGGGCGTGGCGCTCGGCGGCGGTGCGCGTGCTCAACGGCCAGCAGACAGCGGAGCAGGCACTGGCCGACGCGCAGCGCGAAGCCGACCTCGCGTTGCGCCGAGTGATCGGGCGGTAG